The genomic region CCACGCTCGACGCCCCGATAAAGTGCTGGCGGAAACGTCGCGGGTGGCGCGTCGCCTGGTGATCCTGGAGACGGTCTATGAGCGGGAGTGGGATCGCAGGCTTGTGACCTTCCTCGATCACAGCGCGAACCGTCTGCGGGGGATGGCGCCCGAGCCCCTCGCGTTTGATCGGGTGGAGGGGTGGCTTGAGCGCCTTAATGCCCGGGGGATGAAGGTGCTCACCTGGCGGTGGCTCGGGCGCGGGGTGCATCGCCACGTAATCATCGTGGCGGAACGGGAGAGATGAGCACAATCCTGGCTTTTTAACATTAAAGGCCAGGGCGTTCACGCATTGCGGTGGCGAGCGTGCGCTGGGTTGAGCAAGAAACAAAGAAACCGACTCATGTGCATGAGTCGGTTTCTTGAGCGTCCCCTACGGGATTCGAACCCGTGTCGCCGGCGTGAAAGGCCGGTGTCCTAGGCCTCTAGACGAAGGGGACAATCAGCCCTCAAGGGGCTGAAGATCCTGCTATGTGGTGCTACGTGTTACAGACGTGGTCACGATGAAGCGGTGTGACCGAGCGTCCCCTACGGGATTCGAACCCGTGTCGCCGGCGTGAAAGGCCGGTGTCCTAGGCCTCTAGACGAAGGGGACGTGAGCCGTGGTGGGCTCGAACCACCGACCCGCAGATTAAAAGTCTGCTGCTCTACCAACTGAGCTAACGGCCCAACATGTTCGACAATCAACCGTGGTTGTTTGCCAAACCACCACCGGAGCTTGGTGTCTCCGGCTGTTTCGTTTCCGGGGTTTCCCCCGAAACGGAAGCTATATCTACAGCTGCCCCCCCGGGGTGTCAACGGGTTTCTGCAAAAATTATCCGCTCAGAGCATAATTATTCCCGCGGAGTGTGGATTCGTAAATGATTTCAGGTGCTTAAGGTTAATGCTGTCCGGGCTGAGGGGGCCGGGGAGATGGGGATCATGCGTCTTGGGCCGATGTTTGATAGGATCGCGAGCGCAGGGCCACCGGGCTTTGAGCGCGCAGGCGGGGGGAATGTGGCGATGGCAACGGCGGCTTCAATCAAGGAGGTCTCGTTCTTCGAGCTTGCAGCGCGGTTGGAGATGGCACGTAGAAAACAAGGACGCTGGAGGGATCGACGCGACACGGTGACCGCACGTCGCAAACGCCGTCGTGTGCACCGTCGTGACTTTCCGGCGAGCCACTCCTATGTGCCGGCGCCTATTGACCCCAGGGTGGCCACGCGCGGAGTGCAGAGCAGGCTGCTGGGCGCAGCGGGGCTGGCCGCGCTCACCGTGGTCTGTGTGATGGCGGTGATCTTTGCCCCCGGGTTGTCGTACGATACGGCGTTTCTGCTGACGATGGGCACAGGCTCACTGGGCCTGGCCATCGCGTTGATCATGGGCGCGCGGCGCGAGGAGATCGTGCACGGCATCGCCCATGACTTGAGCGATGGTGCCGGCGAGCTGCCGGCGCCGCTGCGGCTGGACCTCCATGATCTGGGGGAGGACGGCTCGCTCAGGTTGGAGGGACCGGCCCAGCTCGATTCGGAGACCTGGAGCTGGGAGCTGGCAAACCCCGCCCCCGAAGAGCGGGTGTTTGCCGAGCGAGGCAAAGGTCCTCGGCCCCCTTACTCCCCGCGGTAGATGCAGCTCGACTCGCAGGTCTCGTGGATCTGCAGGCTGTGCAGCTGTGGCAGCACAGGCTTGATGCGCTCCCACATCCATCCGGCGAGCACCTCCGAGGTGGGGTTTTCGAGCCCTTCGATCTCATTGAGGTAATAATGGTCGAGCTGCTCGACGATCAGCGGCTTTACCGCAGCCTTGATATCGCCATAGTCCAGAAGCCAGCCCATCTCAGGGTCGACCTCGCCGCGTACCGTCACCGTGACGCGGTAGGAGTGGCCATGCAGGCGCTGGCACTTATGCCCTTCGGGCACGTTGGGGAGGCGGTGGGCGGCCTCAAAACGAAACTCTTTAACCAGCTCGACGATCATAACTTTGGTCTGGGGCAGGGAGGGGAGGTTGGGGGCATGGAGCCCGGGGCGCTTCTCGACTATAGTGCCGGGCGCAGATCGCGCAGTCCGTAACGTAAGCCAGTGATGTGAGTCAAATCCAGATGCAATCACCCTTTTTAAAGGCGCTCGCTGCCGGTCCCGTTGTCTTTGACGGCGCGATCGGTACGCAACTCTACGAACGCGGCATCTACATCAATAAGTCCTTTGATGACGCGAACCTCTCCCGGCCGGACCTTGTGGCGGCGGTGCACGCCGAATATTTGAGCGCGGGCGCCGAGGTGATCACGACCAACACCTTCTCGTCGAACCGCATCAAGCTCAAACGCCACGGGTTGGAGGAGCGTGCGGCCGAGATCGCGAGCGCCGGGGCGCGGATCGCCCGGGAGGTCGCCGGCGATCTGGCGCTGGTGGCCGGATCGGTGGGGCCGACCGGTCGCACCCCGACGATGCTCACCGAGCGCGAGCTCGAAGAGATGCGCGAGGCCTTTCGTGAGCAGATCACGGCGCTGGCCGAGGGCGGGGTCGATGTGATCGTGCTGGAGACCTTCCGTCAGCTGGCCGAAGTTCGCATGGCGCTTGAGGCTGCGCGCGAGGTCTGCGACCTGCCGGTGATCGCGCAGATGAGTTTTGACGGAGAGCGTCGCACAGGGGACGGCGCCGACCCCGAGCGGGTGGCGATGCTGCTGGCCGACTGGGGGGCCGACGTGGTGGGCGCCAACTGCATGGAGGGCCCGCACGTGCTCTACGACGTGGTCGTGGACATGCTCAGCTGCGGACTTCCGGTGATCGCCCAGCCCAACGCCGGCTACCCGCGCAAGGTCGATGAGCGCCTCGTTTATATGGCGACCCCCGAGTATTTCGGCGTGTACGCGCGCCGCTTCTTTAAGGCGGGTGTGCGCCTGGTGGGGGGCTGCTGCGGCACGGGGCCGGAGCATATTCGTCAGGTCTCGGCGGCCGCGCGCATGCTGGGAGGGGGCCGCGCCAGCGTGGAGGTCAGCGCGGCGCGTATGCCCCGCGAGGAGGCCGAGCCGGAGCTTGCGCAGAGTCAGAAGGTGCCCACCCGGCTGGCCGAGAAGATTGAGGCGGCGCATCGCTCCCGGGCGGCCGGTGAGGCTGTGAGCCGCGAGAACTTCGTGGTGAGCGTGGAGGTCAATCCGCCCTCGGGGCTGCGCGCCGACCGCGCCATTGAGGCCGCGCGCATGCTCATTGAGGGGGGCGTCGATGTCATCAACATCGCCGACGGCCCGCGCGCCTCGGTGCGCATGGCCAACTGGGCGCTGGGGCGCATGCTCCAGGAGTCGCTCGATATTGAGGTGATTCTGCACCTGTGCGGCCGCGACCGAAACCTGCTCGGGCTGCAGTCGGACGTGCTGGCCTTTGAGGCGCTCGATCTGCGCAACCTGGTGGTGATCACCGGAGATCCTCCCAAGGTGGGCGATTATCCGCACGCCACGGCGGTCTTCGATCTGGATAGCGTGGGGATTCTGCGCATGATCAATAACTTCAACCGAGGCGTCGATCCGGCCGGAAAGCCCGTGGGCGATGCCACGGCGTTTTATTGTGCGTGTGGGGCCGAGCCGGCTGCCGCCGACTACGAGCGGGAGCTGCGCCGCCTGGAATTAAAGAAGGCCGCCGGCGCCCGTTTTGTGATGACGCAGCCTGTTTATGATCCGGCGGTGCTCGATCGTTTCCTGGCCGACATCGCGCACCTCGATCTTCCGGTGCTGGTGGGGCTTTTGCCCCTGGCCAGCGCGCGAAACGCGGAGTTTTTGCATAATGAGGTGCCCGGCATGGCCGTGCCCCTGGAGGTGCGCGAGCGCATGCGCGCCGCTGGCACCGGGCAGGCCGCGCGCGCCGAAGGCGTGCGCATCGCCCAGGAGACTCTGGAAGCCGTGGGCTCGCGGGTGACCGGTGCTTATATTATGCCGCCCTTCGGCCGCTATGAGGCCGCCCTTGAGATTTTGAGCTGTCTTCCCGGCTACGCCCAAACCCCGGCCACTGAGGAGGCGCGCTGAACCAGCGCGCAAACACGCTATGACGATTTATGAGAGCATCGTCGATCTGGTGGGAAAAACCCCGCTGATTCGCCTGAGCAAAGTCACCGGGGATTGCCCGGCCGAGATCGTGGGCAAGGCGGAGTTTTTTAACCCGCTGGGGAGCGTCAAAGATCGCATCGGCGCAGCAATGGTCGCCGACGCCGAGCAACGCGGCGTGCTTGTGCCCGGCGGGCTGATTGTGGAGCCCACCAGCGGCAACACCGGCATCGCGCTGGCCTTTGTGTGCGCCTCAAAAGGCTACAAACTCGTGCTGACCATGCCCGACACCATGAGCCTGGAGCGGCGCACGCTGCTCAAGGCGCTGGGGGCCGAGCTTGTGCTCACCCCCGGCTCGCTGGGGATGCAGGGGGCGGTCGAGGAGGCCCGGCAGATGGTCGAGTCGACCCCGGGGGCGATCATGCTTCAGCAGTTTCAGAACTCTGCCAACCCGCAGATCCACGCCGAGACCACCGCCGACGAGATCTGGACCGACTGCCAGGGGCGCATCGACGCCATCGTCACCGGCGTGGGCACCGGGGGCACCATCACCGGGGTCACGCGCACACTCAAAGAGCGAAACCCTCACTTTAAAGCCATCGCGGTAGAACCGACCGGAAGTCCGGTGCTCTCGGGAGGTGTGGCCGGGCCGCATAAAGTCCAGGGCATCGGCGCGGGCTTTGTGCCCGACATCTACGAGGAGGCGCTCATCGACGAGGTCCTCACCGTCGACGATGACGAGGCCTTTGAGATGGCGCGGCGCCTGGCCTGTGAGGAGGGGCTTCTCGTAGGTATCAGCGCCGGAGCCAACGTGGCCGCAGCGATCCGCGTGGGGCGCCGCCCGGAGTTTGCGGGTAAGCGCATCGTGACGATGCTCTGCGACACCGGCGAGCGCTACCTCTCCACGCCTCTTTTCCGTGAGCTTTGACGCCGGTCGCCCCCGTGGCTCAACCGCCGGCAGGACACCATCATGAAGTTGAAACGCCCTCATCCCCGGCTCAGCGCCAGCCCTCCGGGCAACGAGCGCCGAGGCGTGCTGGGATTTTTTAAAGACGCCATCGAAGACATCCAGGCGGTGCGTCGCGGCGATCCGGCCGCGCGCACGCTGGCCGAGGTGGTCACCACCTACCCGGGCCTGCACGCGCTCTGGATGCACCGCCTCTCCCATCGCCTGTGGACGCACGGCCACCATCTGGGCGCGCGTATCCTCAGCCACTACAGCCGTCATCTCACCGGGGTGGAGATTCACCCCGGGGCGGTCATCGGCCGCCGGGTCTTTATCGATCACGGCATGGGCGTGGTGATCGGGGAGACCTCGGTGGTGGGCGACGATTGCCTGATCTACAAAGGTGTGGTGCTCGGTGGTACAAGCCTCAAGCGCACCAAACGCCACCCGACCATCGGCAAAGGGGTGACCATCGGCTCCAACGCCTGCATCCTGGGCGCGGTCACCATCGGCGACGGCGCGCGCGTCGGCAGCGGCTCGGTGGTGGTTAAAGATGTGGAAGCCTGCGCCACGGTGGTGGGCATCCCGGGGCGAGTGGTCTCCAGGGAGGAGCGCAAGACGGTGGGGCCGCCGGACCTCGATCACGATCGTCTCCCCGACCCGATCCAGCGCATCGTGCGTGATCTTCTCGACCATATCGACAGCCTCTCCAACCGCCTGCACATCCTGGAGCAGCTCGTCGACTTAAGCCCCGAAGAGCTTGCCGAGAAGCTGGAGCGTCACGAACTTCAAGACGCCCTGGAGCAGGAGTTTTTGAAGGCCTACCAGGACGATGACGTCGAAGATGGCAACAAACCCGCCGGTTAAGGGCGATCCTCGTCCGCGCCGTGAGCGATACTTCTATGGGAGTGATGATGGCGACCTTTGCACCGACCCGACACATCTTCGCGCTGGGCGCAGCGTTTTTCGTTTTTTTTCTGGTCGCCAGCGCCTCAGCGCAGCAGGCCGAGGACCCGAGTGCGCAGGAGCTTGTCGATCAGGCCATTGAGCGCAATGCGCTCGGGTTTGAGTCCGGCCGCGCTCAGATCACGCTCATCGTCTACGATCGCGCTGGGGAGCGGCGGGAGCGACGTCTGGATGTCCGCTCTCGCCGCGCCGATGAGCGTGGTGCGACCCGCGTGGAGCTCACCGATCCGCCGGAGGTCCGCGGCCAGTCCTTCCTCTTTGTGGAGCAGGCCGAGGGCCAGGACGACGTCTGGATGTACGTGCCCGCCTTCAACGTCACGCGACGCGTGGAGGGACGTCAGAAGCGCGGCGCGTTTTTGGGCACCCACTTCACCTTTGCTGATCTTGAGAGCCGCGATCTGCGCGAGGCCACCTACCGCCGTCTCCCGGATGAGACCATCGGGCAGACCCCGGTCTACGTGGTCGAGGCGCGGCCTACCGACGCGGCATCAAGTGACTACAGCCGCGTGGTCACCTACCTGCGCAAAGAGGATCAGATCCCGATGCGCACCCGTTTCTTCGGCAAAGATGGCGAGCTTGAGAAGACGCTCTTTAGCGAGAAGTTGAACACCACCGAGGGCGGGCGCAGCTACATCGAGCAGATGACGCTGCGCTCAGAGCAGGGTGGCTACACCACGATCGTCATCAACGCGCTCGACCCGAATGTGGAGCTTCCCGAGTCGGTCTTCAGCCGCGAGGATCTGGGCCGGTGAGCTGCCCGGAGGTGCGACGAGGGTGGGCGGGGGCAATCTCGGGCTGTGCGATCCTGCTGAGCGTGGCCAGCGCCGGGGCGCAGGAGATCCTCTACGATCCGGAGAACCCGGCGTTTGAAGAACAGGCCGAGGCGCCGGGGGACGATGCGCAGGGCGATGATGGCGAGGAGAGCGCCGGAGGCTCCGAGGTGCTTTATGACCCGGAGAATCAGCGCTTTGAGGATGAGACAGGCGGAGCGCCGGCGCTCCGAGAGCCCCTGGCACCGAGCTCCAACGCCTCATTTCAAAACACCGAACTGACGCTCATCGCCGG from Lujinxingia vulgaris harbors:
- the queD gene encoding 6-carboxytetrahydropterin synthase QueD → MIVELVKEFRFEAAHRLPNVPEGHKCQRLHGHSYRVTVTVRGEVDPEMGWLLDYGDIKAAVKPLIVEQLDHYYLNEIEGLENPTSEVLAGWMWERIKPVLPQLHSLQIHETCESSCIYRGE
- a CDS encoding bifunctional homocysteine S-methyltransferase/methylenetetrahydrofolate reductase, whose translation is MQSPFLKALAAGPVVFDGAIGTQLYERGIYINKSFDDANLSRPDLVAAVHAEYLSAGAEVITTNTFSSNRIKLKRHGLEERAAEIASAGARIAREVAGDLALVAGSVGPTGRTPTMLTERELEEMREAFREQITALAEGGVDVIVLETFRQLAEVRMALEAAREVCDLPVIAQMSFDGERRTGDGADPERVAMLLADWGADVVGANCMEGPHVLYDVVVDMLSCGLPVIAQPNAGYPRKVDERLVYMATPEYFGVYARRFFKAGVRLVGGCCGTGPEHIRQVSAAARMLGGGRASVEVSAARMPREEAEPELAQSQKVPTRLAEKIEAAHRSRAAGEAVSRENFVVSVEVNPPSGLRADRAIEAARMLIEGGVDVINIADGPRASVRMANWALGRMLQESLDIEVILHLCGRDRNLLGLQSDVLAFEALDLRNLVVITGDPPKVGDYPHATAVFDLDSVGILRMINNFNRGVDPAGKPVGDATAFYCACGAEPAAADYERELRRLELKKAAGARFVMTQPVYDPAVLDRFLADIAHLDLPVLVGLLPLASARNAEFLHNEVPGMAVPLEVRERMRAAGTGQAARAEGVRIAQETLEAVGSRVTGAYIMPPFGRYEAALEILSCLPGYAQTPATEEAR
- the cysK gene encoding cysteine synthase A is translated as MTIYESIVDLVGKTPLIRLSKVTGDCPAEIVGKAEFFNPLGSVKDRIGAAMVADAEQRGVLVPGGLIVEPTSGNTGIALAFVCASKGYKLVLTMPDTMSLERRTLLKALGAELVLTPGSLGMQGAVEEARQMVESTPGAIMLQQFQNSANPQIHAETTADEIWTDCQGRIDAIVTGVGTGGTITGVTRTLKERNPHFKAIAVEPTGSPVLSGGVAGPHKVQGIGAGFVPDIYEEALIDEVLTVDDDEAFEMARRLACEEGLLVGISAGANVAAAIRVGRRPEFAGKRIVTMLCDTGERYLSTPLFREL
- the cysE gene encoding serine O-acetyltransferase is translated as MKLKRPHPRLSASPPGNERRGVLGFFKDAIEDIQAVRRGDPAARTLAEVVTTYPGLHALWMHRLSHRLWTHGHHLGARILSHYSRHLTGVEIHPGAVIGRRVFIDHGMGVVIGETSVVGDDCLIYKGVVLGGTSLKRTKRHPTIGKGVTIGSNACILGAVTIGDGARVGSGSVVVKDVEACATVVGIPGRVVSREERKTVGPPDLDHDRLPDPIQRIVRDLLDHIDSLSNRLHILEQLVDLSPEELAEKLERHELQDALEQEFLKAYQDDDVEDGNKPAG
- a CDS encoding outer membrane lipoprotein-sorting protein; translation: MATFAPTRHIFALGAAFFVFFLVASASAQQAEDPSAQELVDQAIERNALGFESGRAQITLIVYDRAGERRERRLDVRSRRADERGATRVELTDPPEVRGQSFLFVEQAEGQDDVWMYVPAFNVTRRVEGRQKRGAFLGTHFTFADLESRDLREATYRRLPDETIGQTPVYVVEARPTDAASSDYSRVVTYLRKEDQIPMRTRFFGKDGELEKTLFSEKLNTTEGGRSYIEQMTLRSEQGGYTTIVINALDPNVELPESVFSREDLGR